DNA from Microbacterium sulfonylureivorans:
CGTGTCCGGATGCCTCTTGCAGCGAGGCCGAGTTTCGCGGTATTGGACACGCCGAGTGATCAGCGCTTCCTCCCCACCCCGGTCGCCTCCCCCACCATGCACAGCCGGACGGCCTCGGCGACTCGTCGCGAGCCGTCGCGCCAGGATGGTCCCATGACCGTTCAGGACCCGCCCCGCTTCCGCGTCCATCCGTCGCCCGTGGGCGACATCCTGATCGTCACGACCGACGACGGCATCGTGACGCTGCATCCGTTCGAGGGCCCACTCGGGGCCGAGCTCGAGCGGGTGGCGATCGCCCTGCGCATCATGCCGGTGCCTGACGATTCGGATGCCGCGGCCGACGCCGCCCGTCAGCTCGACGAGTACTTCGACGGCGACCGCCGCGGGTTCGACCTCGCCCTGGACTGGCGGCTCGTGCGCGGCTTCACCCGCGCCGCGCTCGAGGCGGTGTGCGACATCCCCTACGGCGAGACGGCGGGCTACGGCGAAGTGGCGA
Protein-coding regions in this window:
- a CDS encoding methylated-DNA--[protein]-cysteine S-methyltransferase, with translation MTVQDPPRFRVHPSPVGDILIVTTDDGIVTLHPFEGPLGAELERVAIALRIMPVPDDSDAAADAARQLDEYFDGDRRGFDLALDWRLVRGFTRAALEAVCDIPYGETAGYGEVAIAAGSPRAARAVGTACATTPFSIVVPVHRVVRADGSLGEYGGRPDIKQYLIDLERPVGV